Proteins from a single region of Flavobacterium sp. YJ01:
- a CDS encoding alpha-N-acetylglucosaminidase, which produces MKRMNFKIKNYNCLRLAMLFLSLLFFGSLKGYSKNDEKTKNAAAVLERLIGNRVNEFELTIVENKSEHKDWFEVETTANLVKIKGSNNTAICYAAYNFLRDIGAVLVSWEGNKVNLPKTWPKYSKKGNTPFEYREYLNACTFGYTTPWWDWNRWEQEIDWMAMHGINLPTAMEGQEAAWQELWKEYGLTDSQLEAHFAGPAYLPWQRMGNINSLEGPLPKEWFTKKQELQKKILERMRALDMHPVVPAFSGYVPKAFAEKHPEAKITELKSWSGGGFASTFLVDSKDPLFKKIGKRFIEIYTKMYGKSNFYLADSFNEIEPPVSEHNKYEELANYGSAIYETINEAAPGAVWVMQGWLFGDNKEFWTKEATSAFLSKVPNDRLMVQDYANDRYKVWENQEAFYGKQWTYGYVHNYGGSNPVYGDLNFYKNELTSLLKNPNKGNVVGYGAMPEGLNNNSIVYEYIYDLPWSKGEQPVKDWLTKYLNARYEQHTVSKPIFQAWQLLLESVYNVKYWETRWWNDRAGAYLFFKRPTATITEFKVNPGDKKKLKEALDILTKEAKKYNQNNFIQYDLIDVSRHYYSLIIDEELMECVASYQKKDIAKGNQLFKKIEKQALDIDNIMSAQPLNSLDQWVKSASDYGSLPAVSKLYAKNAKTLITLWGGEGHLNDYASRSWHGMYKGFYWPRWKMFLEALKKSAENNTPFDETKERELIKNWEINWIENN; this is translated from the coding sequence ATGAAAAGAATGAATTTTAAAATCAAAAACTATAATTGCCTCAGATTGGCTATGCTTTTTCTGTCGTTGTTATTTTTCGGTTCCTTAAAAGGATACTCTAAGAATGACGAAAAAACAAAAAATGCGGCTGCTGTATTAGAAAGACTTATTGGTAATCGTGTTAATGAATTTGAATTGACTATTGTTGAAAATAAATCAGAACATAAAGATTGGTTTGAAGTAGAAACAACCGCAAATCTTGTAAAAATTAAAGGTTCAAACAACACGGCAATCTGTTATGCGGCTTATAATTTTCTTCGAGATATTGGAGCTGTGTTAGTAAGCTGGGAAGGAAACAAAGTCAATTTGCCTAAAACTTGGCCAAAATATTCCAAAAAAGGAAATACGCCTTTTGAATATAGAGAATATTTAAATGCTTGTACTTTTGGCTACACAACTCCTTGGTGGGATTGGAATCGTTGGGAACAAGAAATCGATTGGATGGCCATGCACGGTATCAATCTTCCAACAGCTATGGAAGGTCAGGAAGCAGCATGGCAGGAATTATGGAAAGAATACGGCTTAACAGATAGCCAGTTAGAAGCACATTTTGCTGGGCCAGCTTATTTGCCTTGGCAGCGTATGGGAAATATTAATAGTTTAGAAGGACCTTTGCCAAAAGAATGGTTTACTAAAAAACAGGAACTTCAAAAGAAAATTTTAGAAAGAATGCGAGCTTTAGACATGCATCCGGTTGTGCCTGCTTTTAGCGGTTATGTTCCTAAGGCTTTCGCCGAAAAACATCCTGAAGCCAAAATAACAGAATTAAAATCTTGGTCAGGCGGAGGTTTTGCAAGTACTTTTCTGGTAGATTCAAAAGATCCGTTATTTAAAAAAATCGGAAAACGCTTTATTGAAATTTACACTAAAATGTATGGAAAATCTAATTTCTACTTGGCAGATTCTTTTAATGAAATTGAACCTCCAGTTTCTGAACATAATAAATATGAAGAACTGGCAAATTACGGAAGCGCTATTTATGAAACCATTAATGAAGCAGCTCCCGGTGCAGTTTGGGTAATGCAAGGTTGGCTTTTTGGCGATAATAAAGAATTTTGGACAAAAGAAGCGACAAGTGCATTTCTTAGCAAAGTGCCAAACGACCGCTTAATGGTTCAGGATTATGCAAATGACCGTTACAAAGTATGGGAAAATCAGGAAGCTTTTTACGGAAAGCAATGGACTTACGGGTATGTACATAATTATGGAGGATCTAATCCAGTTTATGGAGATTTGAATTTCTATAAAAACGAATTAACGAGTTTATTGAAAAATCCGAATAAAGGAAATGTTGTCGGTTACGGCGCAATGCCAGAAGGCTTGAATAATAATTCTATTGTTTACGAATATATTTATGATCTTCCGTGGAGCAAAGGAGAACAGCCTGTAAAAGATTGGCTAACAAAATATTTAAATGCTAGATATGAACAGCATACCGTTTCTAAACCAATTTTTCAAGCTTGGCAATTATTATTAGAATCTGTTTATAATGTCAAATATTGGGAAACGCGTTGGTGGAATGATAGAGCTGGAGCGTACTTGTTTTTTAAACGTCCAACCGCAACTATTACAGAATTTAAAGTAAATCCTGGAGACAAGAAAAAACTCAAAGAAGCTTTGGATATTTTAACTAAAGAAGCGAAGAAATACAATCAGAACAATTTTATTCAATACGATTTAATCGATGTTTCGAGACATTATTACTCTTTAATTATTGATGAAGAATTGATGGAATGTGTAGCATCTTATCAGAAAAAAGATATTGCAAAAGGAAATCAATTATTTAAAAAAATAGAAAAACAAGCTTTGGATATTGATAATATAATGTCGGCACAGCCATTAAATAGTTTAGATCAATGGGTAAAATCTGCTTCAGATTATGGAAGTTTACCAGCAGTTTCTAAATTGTATGCAAAAAATGCTAAAACATTAATTACACTTTGGGGCGGAGAAGGTCATTTGAATGATTATGCGTCTAGATCTTGGCACGGAATGTATAAAGGTTTTTACTGGCCAAGATGGAAAATGTTTTTAGAAGCTTTAAAAAAATCAGCAGAAAATAATACTCCATTTGATGAAACAAAAGAAAGAGAATTAATTAAAAATTGGGAAATTAATTGGATAGAAAATAATTAA
- a CDS encoding TonB-dependent receptor, producing MEKLKLLLLAFFFGFSINTWAQKTEVSGVVLDDKGIPLPAANILEKGTTNTVTTDFDGKFRFSVSNKNAVLVISFIGFDDQTLKLDGTKSNYSIKLQSTTNNLEQVVVVGYGKGNRKNLTTSVTSIKAEELNKGAISDVGQLLQGKVSGLNISSSGDPTKTASVVMRGVSTLNSSQGPFYVIDGIPGVDISVISPDDIASIDVLKDAAATAIYGNRAANGVIMVTTKKGSKGRTQVAYNGYVGFEEVSNNLDMMNADQLRAFTTKNNLNFTPENDKGANTNWLKEIMRPNRAVSTSHNLSMSGGGDHGSYTASITSLNREGVMQKSDFSRIIARLSVEQFAFDDKVKFGLNVTNSKTDYQNVPQRNTVLLQAASYLPVSPVRNADGSFYENFISPGYFNPVALIEHGTDETTTNNLVGNLTAEVKLPFGITYNLNLAHQRLTSSHGEFYDSYYSQYNSANFYNNPDPPLTKSLVNFGVNGSALRNSYETRNNIIESFFTWDRTFGSHKVKAVLGYSWQENTLGDGFQATTTNFPVDNVGYNNLALSNYTSVNGYVVNFGDSKAYQKTRLIAYFARLNYNYKDKYLLQGSIRRDGGSMFGANNQWGYFPSVGGAWRIDKESFMQNQEFFSDLKLRGSWGVTGNSSGFNAYTAQFISGSLGTFYYNGQQIGAYGPNQAANPDLKWEKTATANIGLDFSILKGKVTGSVDVYDKKTTDMIFNYNVNPVLVPVGTIVANGGTMSNKGIELSLSTTPVKTADFSWTTNLNLAHNKNEIVKLTSPFFVGGDSIRRVQPDGGGQTGSTLQIFKEGKPLGQFFTLKYAGKNADGVSQYYDKNGNLTTTPQIGVDYHYAGSAQPKLLLGWGNNFQYKKFDLSIFFRGVFGNKIFNATRADLFRPSTAMTNNILVDAGNESPNDLNSYKYSDRFIEDGSYLRLDNMTLGYNFGKVGRYISSVRIYQTINNVFVITKYTGIDPEVEQGGTAPGVDSNNFYPKTRTYMFGLNVSF from the coding sequence ATGGAAAAACTTAAACTTTTATTATTAGCCTTTTTCTTTGGCTTCTCAATTAATACTTGGGCACAAAAAACAGAAGTGTCCGGTGTAGTTTTAGATGACAAAGGTATTCCTCTGCCAGCCGCGAACATACTCGAAAAGGGTACAACAAATACTGTAACAACAGATTTTGATGGAAAATTTAGATTTTCAGTTTCAAACAAAAATGCAGTATTAGTCATTTCTTTTATTGGATTTGATGATCAAACTTTAAAATTAGACGGAACAAAATCCAATTATTCAATTAAATTACAATCTACTACAAACAATCTAGAACAAGTTGTTGTAGTTGGATACGGAAAAGGAAATCGTAAAAACCTTACCACTTCTGTAACTTCCATAAAAGCAGAAGAACTGAACAAAGGAGCAATTAGTGATGTTGGACAGCTTTTACAAGGTAAAGTTTCTGGTTTGAATATTTCTTCAAGCGGTGATCCAACAAAAACAGCTTCTGTAGTGATGCGTGGAGTTTCGACATTAAATAGTTCTCAAGGACCATTTTATGTAATCGATGGTATTCCTGGAGTTGATATTTCGGTAATTTCACCAGACGATATCGCTTCAATTGACGTCTTAAAAGATGCTGCTGCAACGGCAATTTACGGTAACCGTGCTGCAAATGGAGTTATCATGGTAACTACTAAAAAAGGTAGTAAAGGAAGAACACAAGTTGCTTACAATGGATATGTTGGTTTTGAAGAAGTTTCTAATAATCTGGATATGATGAATGCAGATCAGTTGAGAGCTTTTACAACTAAAAACAATTTGAACTTTACTCCAGAAAATGACAAAGGAGCAAACACAAACTGGTTAAAAGAAATTATGAGACCAAATCGTGCAGTATCTACAAGTCATAATTTATCTATGAGCGGAGGTGGAGATCACGGAAGTTATACGGCAAGTATTACATCTCTTAATAGAGAAGGGGTAATGCAGAAAAGTGATTTTTCTCGTATCATTGCTCGTTTGTCTGTAGAACAATTTGCTTTTGATGATAAAGTGAAATTCGGATTAAACGTTACCAATTCAAAAACAGATTACCAAAACGTACCACAGCGTAATACGGTACTTCTGCAAGCAGCAAGTTATTTACCAGTTTCTCCAGTTAGAAATGCAGACGGAAGTTTTTACGAAAACTTTATTAGCCCAGGATATTTTAATCCAGTTGCTTTGATTGAACATGGAACAGATGAAACAACTACAAATAACCTTGTTGGTAATCTTACTGCTGAAGTAAAACTTCCATTTGGAATTACTTACAATTTAAATTTAGCTCACCAAAGATTAACATCTTCTCACGGAGAATTTTATGACAGCTATTATTCACAATATAATAGTGCGAACTTTTACAACAACCCAGATCCACCTTTGACAAAATCGTTGGTTAACTTTGGTGTAAATGGTTCTGCTTTAAGAAATTCTTACGAAACTAGAAATAACATTATCGAGAGTTTCTTTACTTGGGATAGAACTTTTGGATCTCATAAAGTAAAAGCTGTTTTAGGTTATTCTTGGCAAGAAAATACATTAGGAGACGGGTTTCAAGCAACTACAACAAATTTCCCTGTAGATAATGTAGGTTATAATAACCTTGCTTTAAGTAACTATACTTCTGTTAATGGTTATGTAGTGAATTTTGGTGATAGTAAAGCATATCAAAAAACACGTTTAATTGCTTACTTCGCACGTTTAAACTACAATTATAAAGATAAATATCTTTTACAAGGATCTATCAGACGAGATGGTGGATCAATGTTTGGAGCTAACAACCAATGGGGATATTTCCCATCTGTGGGTGGTGCTTGGAGAATTGACAAAGAAAGCTTCATGCAAAATCAAGAATTTTTTAGTGACTTGAAATTGAGAGGAAGCTGGGGAGTTACAGGAAACTCTTCTGGATTTAATGCTTACACAGCGCAATTTATTTCTGGTAGTTTAGGAACTTTCTATTACAACGGACAACAAATTGGTGCTTACGGACCAAATCAGGCAGCGAATCCGGATTTGAAATGGGAAAAAACAGCTACTGCAAACATTGGACTTGATTTCTCAATCTTAAAAGGAAAAGTAACAGGTTCTGTTGACGTGTACGACAAGAAAACAACAGATATGATCTTCAACTACAATGTTAACCCAGTACTTGTACCAGTTGGAACAATTGTAGCAAACGGTGGAACAATGTCTAACAAAGGTATCGAACTTAGCTTGAGCACAACTCCAGTTAAAACCGCAGATTTCAGCTGGACAACAAATTTAAACTTAGCTCATAACAAAAACGAAATTGTAAAATTAACAAGCCCATTCTTTGTTGGTGGAGATTCTATTCGTAGAGTTCAGCCTGATGGAGGGGGACAAACAGGAAGCACACTTCAGATTTTTAAAGAAGGAAAACCTTTAGGACAATTCTTTACTTTGAAATATGCGGGAAAAAATGCTGATGGAGTTTCTCAGTATTATGACAAAAACGGTAATTTGACAACTACACCTCAAATCGGAGTAGATTATCATTATGCAGGAAGTGCACAGCCAAAATTATTGCTTGGATGGGGAAATAACTTTCAATACAAAAAATTTGATTTAAGCATTTTCTTCAGAGGAGTATTTGGAAACAAAATTTTCAATGCCACTCGTGCTGATTTGTTCAGACCAAGTACAGCAATGACCAATAATATTTTAGTTGACGCAGGAAACGAGTCACCAAACGACCTTAACTCTTATAAATACTCTGATCGTTTTATTGAAGACGGTAGTTATTTAAGATTAGACAACATGACTTTAGGATATAATTTTGGTAAAGTTGGAAGGTATATCAGCAGTGTACGTATTTACCAAACGATTAACAATGTGTTTGTTATTACGAAGTACACAGGTATTGATCCAGAGGTTGAACAAGGAGGAACAGCTCCAGGTGTAGATTCTAATAACTTCTATCCAAAAACTAGAACTTATATGTTCGGTTTAAACGTTAGCTTCTAA
- a CDS encoding RagB/SusD family nutrient uptake outer membrane protein, with protein MKKILKYLGLPVLLAGLVWSCDDLEVPITTQLTPEVFPQNSTQYIQTTGPVYAAFRGEFSFAWWWSQSLSTDEAILPARGGNWFDNRNYISMHYHDWNADNGIIGSLWDWSSKVIGTSNQAISILRQTMPEGADKKTLISELKTMRAISYFMLMDSYGDVPLDTLYGDFTSHAKTPRAEVFNFIEKELKSAVPNLNPASGVTTYGRPNKQTANAMLAKLYLNANIYTGSARYNECIAACDEVINSGLYAVEPRATYLQMFYPTNGPAMKEFIFAVPYDPAAVTVGFNGQMYHARYDVPRSERAKFGLPYTPSAPRSTLPEFYAYFNDVNDIRNRQWLTGLQYMNDGVTPVMVTTTKKGYDQFYTGADGGATYTYQVNLTPDIILRQSVALMDLGNDEIAWNMGYRNIKFYPDATSTNRNQKNDVPFLRYSDILLMKAESILRGGGATLGQTADILVNMVRSNRTTSAALSGVTLEDLYKERSREFTWEAWHRNDMIRFGKYEGQWGYKTNTDVYRRVFPIPTNAMVLNPALTQNTGY; from the coding sequence ATGAAAAAGATATTAAAATATTTAGGTCTTCCAGTGCTTTTGGCTGGTTTAGTATGGTCTTGCGACGATCTTGAAGTGCCTATTACAACGCAATTAACACCAGAAGTATTTCCTCAGAATTCGACACAATATATTCAGACAACAGGTCCAGTTTACGCAGCCTTTCGTGGTGAGTTCTCATTTGCTTGGTGGTGGTCGCAGTCTTTGTCTACAGACGAAGCTATTTTGCCTGCAAGAGGAGGAAACTGGTTTGATAACAGAAACTATATTTCCATGCATTATCATGACTGGAATGCAGATAACGGAATCATCGGAAGTCTTTGGGATTGGTCATCTAAAGTAATTGGAACAAGCAATCAAGCAATTTCTATTTTAAGACAAACAATGCCAGAAGGTGCAGACAAAAAAACGTTGATTTCAGAATTGAAGACAATGCGTGCCATTTCTTACTTCATGTTAATGGATAGTTACGGTGATGTGCCTTTGGATACTTTGTACGGAGATTTTACTTCTCACGCTAAAACACCAAGAGCAGAAGTTTTCAATTTTATTGAAAAAGAATTAAAAAGCGCAGTTCCTAATTTAAATCCAGCATCTGGTGTTACCACTTACGGAAGACCAAACAAACAAACAGCTAATGCAATGTTGGCTAAATTGTATTTGAATGCAAACATTTATACAGGAAGTGCACGTTACAACGAATGTATTGCAGCTTGTGATGAAGTTATTAATTCTGGTTTATATGCTGTTGAACCAAGAGCGACTTATCTACAGATGTTTTATCCAACAAACGGACCAGCAATGAAAGAGTTTATTTTTGCTGTTCCTTACGATCCAGCGGCGGTAACAGTTGGTTTCAATGGCCAGATGTATCACGCACGTTATGATGTGCCTCGTTCAGAAAGAGCTAAATTCGGTCTTCCGTATACGCCTAGTGCACCAAGAAGTACCCTTCCAGAATTTTACGCTTACTTTAATGATGTAAATGATATTCGTAACAGACAATGGCTTACAGGTCTTCAGTACATGAATGATGGTGTTACGCCAGTAATGGTTACCACAACTAAAAAAGGATACGATCAGTTTTATACAGGTGCTGATGGTGGTGCTACTTACACATATCAAGTAAATTTAACACCAGATATTATACTTCGTCAAAGCGTTGCTTTAATGGATCTTGGAAACGATGAAATTGCTTGGAATATGGGTTATAGAAATATTAAATTCTATCCAGATGCGACTTCTACAAACCGTAACCAAAAGAACGACGTTCCTTTCTTACGTTATTCAGATATTCTTTTAATGAAAGCAGAATCAATCCTTCGTGGAGGAGGTGCAACATTAGGACAAACTGCAGATATTTTAGTTAATATGGTTCGCTCTAACCGTACTACTTCTGCAGCTTTGAGCGGTGTAACTTTAGAAGATCTTTACAAAGAAAGAAGCCGTGAATTTACTTGGGAAGCATGGCATAGAAATGATATGATCCGTTTTGGAAAATATGAAGGACAATGGGGTTACAAAACAAATACAGATGTTTACCGTCGTGTTTTCCCAATTCCAACAAATGCAATGGTATTAAATCCAGCTCTTACTCAAAATACTGGATATTAA
- a CDS encoding GH92 family glycosyl hydrolase, which translates to MEFNKIFKIARIVISLTLIFLMSCNAQKSVSLKKKQISDMVYPLLDTENSRWFYFSSASRPFGMVTLNPDTEIKGDWGGGYKYTTDTVKGFSHVHEWQMSGVSVMPVTVSNENKAIIFKDFYSKFNHQSEIITPGYHSLKLNRYQITAELTSTARVGFHKYTFPANAQKAVLFNLNTVLGPCDNTDGKLEKNNDFELSGSLVLSTNFRRPKPLTVFFKVKTNQPITSLERDNVTGNYLIHFAKTKEKVLMKVGISYTSIENANNNIETELTHWDFDKTVADSRNEWSNLLGRIKIEGGTETDKRRFYTDLWHALQGRKKISDANGSYPDNTGDTFRIGHLPLNANRKPKFNHYNSDAFWGAQWTINNLWGLVYPEIMEEFVYSLMQYYKDGGSIPRGPSGGNDTYVMTGASATPFIVSAIQKGIVKEDLEAIYVALKKGHMEGGIMAKAGYEHNTSIGGGLKYYLEKGYVPYPLPDGNFGSHEDGASQTLEYAYQDWTLAQLAKKLNHEEDYDYFIKRSKNYQNVFDATIGWMRPKDVTGKWRENYDPYQYENGFIESNGAQSTWFVPHDILGLAELMGGKEKAVLKLNAQFETAKNQKYTSGTSHDAELHPEFSRIPVNFGNQPSMQTSNIFTVLGRPDLTQYWTRNVVKETFSGLSPATGYNGDEDQGLMGSLNVLLKLGLFQMNGGTDSNAVYQIGSPIFNKITIDLNPKYYSGKAFVINAKNNSAENVYIKDIKFNNKAVQNFTLSHQEITNGGELVLEMSNTSNP; encoded by the coding sequence ATGGAATTCAATAAAATCTTTAAAATAGCACGTATCGTAATAAGTTTAACTCTTATTTTTTTAATGTCATGCAACGCTCAAAAATCAGTTTCTCTAAAAAAGAAACAAATCTCAGATATGGTTTACCCGTTGTTGGACACTGAAAACTCAAGATGGTTTTACTTTTCATCTGCGAGCCGTCCGTTTGGAATGGTAACTTTGAATCCAGATACAGAAATTAAAGGCGATTGGGGAGGCGGTTATAAATATACAACCGATACAGTTAAAGGTTTTAGTCACGTTCACGAATGGCAAATGTCTGGTGTATCTGTAATGCCTGTCACCGTTTCAAATGAAAACAAGGCAATTATTTTCAAAGATTTTTATTCCAAATTCAATCATCAAAGTGAAATTATTACACCTGGATATCATTCTTTAAAACTAAATAGATATCAAATAACAGCAGAATTAACAAGTACGGCAAGAGTTGGTTTTCATAAATATACTTTTCCTGCAAATGCTCAAAAGGCGGTACTTTTTAATTTGAATACTGTTTTAGGGCCATGCGACAATACGGATGGAAAATTAGAAAAAAACAATGATTTTGAACTTTCTGGATCTTTAGTTTTAAGTACAAATTTTAGACGCCCAAAACCATTAACCGTATTTTTTAAAGTTAAAACGAATCAGCCTATTACTTCTTTAGAAAGAGATAATGTTACGGGAAATTATTTGATTCATTTTGCTAAAACAAAAGAAAAAGTATTGATGAAAGTCGGTATTTCTTATACTTCGATTGAAAACGCCAATAACAATATTGAAACCGAATTAACCCATTGGGATTTTGATAAAACTGTTGCTGATTCCAGAAACGAATGGAGCAATTTATTAGGAAGAATAAAAATTGAAGGCGGAACAGAAACCGATAAAAGAAGATTTTACACTGATTTATGGCATGCTCTGCAAGGGAGAAAAAAGATCAGTGATGCAAATGGATCCTATCCTGATAATACGGGGGACACGTTCAGGATAGGGCATTTACCTTTAAACGCCAACAGAAAACCGAAATTCAATCACTACAATTCGGATGCATTTTGGGGAGCGCAATGGACAATTAATAATCTATGGGGATTGGTATATCCTGAGATTATGGAAGAATTTGTGTATTCTTTAATGCAATATTATAAAGACGGAGGTTCAATTCCGCGTGGTCCTTCGGGAGGAAATGATACTTACGTAATGACGGGAGCTTCTGCAACACCATTCATTGTGAGCGCGATTCAAAAAGGAATTGTAAAAGAAGATTTAGAAGCTATTTATGTGGCACTAAAAAAAGGTCATATGGAAGGCGGAATTATGGCAAAAGCGGGTTATGAGCACAACACAAGTATTGGTGGTGGGCTAAAATATTATTTAGAAAAAGGTTATGTGCCGTATCCGCTTCCTGATGGAAATTTTGGAAGTCATGAAGACGGGGCAAGCCAGACTTTAGAATATGCGTATCAAGATTGGACTTTGGCGCAATTGGCTAAAAAACTGAATCATGAAGAAGATTATGATTATTTCATCAAAAGATCAAAAAACTATCAAAATGTTTTTGATGCAACAATTGGCTGGATGCGTCCAAAAGATGTAACAGGAAAATGGAGAGAAAATTACGATCCGTATCAATACGAAAATGGATTTATTGAATCAAACGGAGCGCAATCAACATGGTTTGTGCCGCATGATATTCTTGGTTTGGCAGAGTTAATGGGTGGAAAAGAAAAAGCTGTTTTAAAATTAAATGCACAATTTGAAACGGCTAAAAATCAAAAATATACTTCTGGAACATCTCACGATGCAGAATTACACCCAGAGTTTAGCAGAATTCCGGTAAATTTTGGAAATCAGCCTTCAATGCAAACTTCTAATATTTTTACGGTTTTAGGAAGACCAGATTTAACGCAATATTGGACAAGAAATGTTGTCAAAGAAACCTTCAGCGGATTATCGCCTGCAACGGGTTACAACGGAGACGAAGATCAAGGATTAATGGGAAGTTTAAACGTTTTATTGAAGCTTGGTTTATTTCAGATGAATGGCGGAACAGACAGTAATGCAGTTTATCAAATCGGAAGTCCAATATTTAATAAAATAACTATTGATTTGAATCCGAAATATTATTCAGGGAAAGCATTTGTTATTAATGCAAAGAATAATAGCGCAGAAAATGTTTATATAAAAGATATAAAATTCAACAATAAAGCAGTTCAGAATTTTACTCTTTCACATCAAGAAATTACAAATGGTGGAGAATTAGTTTTAGAAATGTCGAATACATCAAACCCCTAA